Proteins from a genomic interval of Verrucomicrobiia bacterium:
- a CDS encoding DUF4145 domain-containing protein, protein MYWHVDRQQILERSYVCGFCSKSVSSSLGIAVRNHQGGQQVSGLYVCPHYHGPSFFTCQNAQIPAPAIGNPVANVPPELTALYEEARRCTTTACYTAAVLLCRKMLMNIAVQKGVAEGLKFIEYVDYLSAEGYTPPDGKHWVDHIRKKGNEATHEIKLMSETDARELLTFIEMLLTFIYYFPSMVPKPPAATTPTKTT, encoded by the coding sequence ATGTATTGGCATGTCGATCGCCAGCAAATTCTCGAACGTTCCTACGTCTGCGGATTCTGTTCTAAATCCGTTTCTTCGAGTTTGGGCATCGCGGTTCGGAACCACCAAGGGGGACAACAGGTATCTGGCCTTTATGTCTGTCCACATTATCACGGGCCATCCTTCTTCACGTGCCAAAATGCTCAAATCCCCGCACCGGCGATTGGCAATCCGGTTGCAAACGTTCCACCCGAATTGACAGCGCTTTATGAGGAGGCCAGAAGGTGCACCACCACAGCCTGCTACACGGCGGCAGTGCTTCTTTGCCGGAAAATGCTAATGAATATCGCTGTTCAAAAGGGTGTCGCCGAAGGGCTGAAGTTTATTGAATACGTGGATTACCTTTCCGCCGAGGGTTATACGCCGCCGGACGGTAAGCATTGGGTGGACCATATTCGCAAGAAAGGCAATGAGGCGACCCACGAGATAAAACTAATGAGTGAGACGGACGCGAGGGAATTGTTAACGTTCATCGAAATGCTCCTCACGTTCATTTACTACTTCCCGTCTATGGTTCCAAAACCACCAGCGGCCACTACACCAACCAAAACGACTTAA
- a CDS encoding HNH endonuclease signature motif containing protein codes for MWWAAYDRDTRRYPAEFYDETEPPAIVKFKDVPLSHPEDDDAPFPGHGPVMVYRRWRFSPGEVMAVWAQSKGRCHICGKRWKINQRGRKGWHIDHVIPNCGGGRDTEMMDNFRVACARCNLRKGGGNVRLVNEALRRLFI; via the coding sequence ATGTGGTGGGCCGCTTACGACCGCGACACCAGACGGTATCCAGCCGAGTTTTATGATGAAACGGAGCCGCCTGCCATAGTGAAATTCAAGGATGTGCCGTTAAGCCACCCCGAGGATGACGACGCTCCATTTCCTGGCCATGGCCCCGTCATGGTTTATAGACGGTGGCGATTTTCTCCGGGGGAGGTTATGGCTGTTTGGGCTCAATCCAAGGGCCGTTGCCACATTTGCGGTAAAAGATGGAAAATTAACCAGCGAGGAAGAAAAGGCTGGCACATCGACCACGTGATCCCAAATTGCGGAGGAGGGAGGGACACCGAAATGATGGATAACTTTCGTGTGGCGTGTGCTCGGTGCAATCTGAGGAAGGGGGGAGGAAACGTGCGATTAGTCAACGAAGCACTCCGCAGGTTGTTTATCTAA
- a CDS encoding sulfotransferase: MRPPVEPPTSQDPPRRAPETERAHAVACVSRNDKHFLAELRVDNGSGASALARGRQPIFLIGQPRSGTTLLQRLINSTGNALLCGEHLGLLRGVAQSYMEFFHHPRLRSLIRHQNLGVARAARAVQKLRDPRLFSALVNGLDMEYVLGVYRCFVRSVGNPCNVCTRWGFKEILYCTGRDFVVPMLRGLFPDAQFVFTVREPLKQVKSVVHAGWWHHTVEQAANLWVDQARAMLQYCHEMPKSAMLVRYEDLICRDELAVRELFGWLGLPFDGYQRRILFKVGKIGATPKRGKLPPAVQRTIVQRCLGPESRALYGY; the protein is encoded by the coding sequence ATGCGCCCTCCAGTTGAGCCTCCTACTTCGCAGGACCCTCCCCGCCGGGCACCCGAAACCGAGCGCGCGCATGCCGTCGCGTGCGTCTCGCGCAATGACAAGCATTTTTTAGCGGAGTTACGCGTGGATAACGGGAGCGGTGCTTCCGCGCTCGCGAGGGGTCGCCAGCCGATCTTTCTGATTGGCCAGCCACGGTCCGGCACGACCCTTCTGCAGAGGCTCATCAACTCCACTGGGAACGCCCTGCTCTGCGGCGAGCACCTTGGCCTGCTCAGAGGCGTGGCACAGTCATACATGGAGTTCTTCCACCACCCCAGGCTCAGGAGCCTGATACGGCACCAGAACCTTGGGGTGGCCAGGGCGGCTCGCGCCGTCCAGAAGCTTCGGGACCCGAGGCTCTTCTCTGCTCTCGTGAATGGTCTAGATATGGAGTACGTTCTAGGCGTTTACCGTTGCTTCGTCCGCTCCGTGGGGAACCCGTGCAACGTATGCACGCGGTGGGGTTTTAAGGAGATACTCTACTGCACAGGGCGCGACTTTGTGGTACCCATGCTGCGCGGCTTGTTTCCTGACGCGCAGTTCGTATTTACGGTTCGCGAACCGTTAAAGCAGGTCAAAAGCGTAGTGCATGCGGGCTGGTGGCATCACACCGTGGAGCAGGCCGCGAATCTGTGGGTTGACCAAGCCCGAGCGATGCTGCAGTACTGCCACGAAATGCCAAAAAGCGCCATGCTGGTCCGCTACGAGGACCTGATCTGCCGCGATGAACTGGCAGTCAGGGAGCTTTTTGGGTGGCTCGGCCTGCCATTCGACGGCTACCAGCGCCGGATACTGTTCAAGGTGGGTAAGATCGGAGCCACGCCGAAACGCGGCAAGTTGCCCCCAGCCGTCCAGCGCACCATAGTGCAGCGCTGCCTCGGTCCAGAGAGCCGCGCGCTGTACGGGTACTGA
- the metH gene encoding methionine synthase, giving the protein MNNEPNKTQELEGLLRQRILILDGAMGTMVQAHHLDEAAFRGERFKEWPHDLKGNNDLLNLTQPQVIQAIHREYLNAGADIIETNTFNSTAISLADYNLEHMAYELSVAGAKNARAAVESIMGAQPGRVCFVAGALGPTSKTASLSPDVHNPAFRAVTYDQLAEAYYEQTRGLIDGGVDLLLVETVFDSLNSKAALFAIDRYFEETGRRVPVMLSFTITDLSGRTLSGQTVEAYWNSVSHMKLLSIGINCALGPKEMRPFIEELSALADIYVSAYPNAGLPNPMLPTGFPETPESLAPQLGEWAQNGWLNIVGGCCGTTPAHIQALAQAVAGLPPRVPPKREPFTRLSGLEPLAIRPETNFVNIGERTNVTGSPKFAKLILAGNYEAALAIAKQQVENGAQIIDVNMDEAMLDSEKAMTTFLNLVASEPDIARVPIMIDSSKWSVIEAGLKCVQGKGVVNSISLKEGEEKFKHQARLVRRYGAAVVVMAFDERGQADSFERRIELCERSYRILTREVGFPPQDIIFDPNALTVATGIDEHNNYAVDFIRATRWIKANLPLARVSGGISNISFSFRGNNAVREAMHSAFLYHAIKAGLDMGIVNAGMLGVYEEIPKDLLELVEDILLNRRPDATERLVKFAETLKQTDKAQVIEEQWRSGTVEERLSHALVKGVVDFIEQDTEEARQKYARPLSVIEGPLMAGMNIVGDLFGAGKMFLPQVVKSARVMKKAVAYLLPFMEAEKNASGNHNAQARILMATVKGDVHDIGKNIVGVVLGCNNYEVIDLGVMVPSEKILETARAKNADIIGLSGLITPSLDEMVHVAKEMQRQGFEVPLLIGGATTSKAHTAVKIAPGYSSPVVHVLDASRAVGVVSQLINPALKPKLLQTLRAEYEAVRARHADQKTKPLLPLDEARRRRTPIDWASADLPKPEFIGKHILASDIKPANARQAERIALADLVPFIDWSPFFHTWELRGRYPAILENPEAKKLFEDAQALLQQIVGKNLLAARGLFGFFPANAVGDDVEVYTDDSRKEILTRFHFLRQQMDKPPGQFNHCLADYVAPKQRASSGQPLLDYLGAFAVTAGFGVEELCRKFECDHDDYNSIMTKALADRLAEAFAEYLHKRAREAWGYGRNERLSIDELVHEQYRGIRPAAGYPACPDHTEKWTLWKLLDVERGTGIKLTESCAMWPGASVSGLYFAHPEAKYFGVGKLGRDQVVDYHLRKHMDLQNVERWLGPYLNYEPASTPPKPLPEPTPPPRATACSCGLPHR; this is encoded by the coding sequence GTGAATAACGAACCGAACAAGACGCAAGAACTCGAAGGCCTGCTGCGGCAGCGCATCCTGATCCTGGATGGCGCGATGGGCACCATGGTTCAGGCCCACCACCTGGACGAGGCCGCCTTCCGGGGCGAACGTTTCAAGGAATGGCCGCACGATTTAAAGGGCAATAACGACCTGCTTAACCTGACTCAGCCGCAGGTCATCCAGGCCATTCACCGGGAGTATCTCAATGCCGGGGCGGACATCATCGAGACCAACACGTTCAATTCCACTGCGATTTCCCTGGCGGACTACAATCTCGAGCACATGGCTTATGAATTGAGCGTGGCCGGGGCAAAGAATGCGCGTGCCGCGGTCGAGTCGATTATGGGCGCCCAACCCGGGCGGGTTTGTTTTGTGGCCGGGGCACTCGGGCCAACCAGCAAGACCGCCTCCCTCTCGCCTGACGTTCATAACCCGGCATTCCGGGCGGTTACTTACGATCAGCTCGCTGAGGCGTATTACGAACAGACTCGGGGCCTGATTGATGGAGGGGTGGACCTGTTGCTGGTCGAAACCGTTTTCGATTCGCTCAACTCGAAAGCGGCGCTGTTTGCCATCGACCGCTATTTCGAAGAGACCGGACGCCGGGTGCCGGTGATGCTCTCCTTTACGATTACGGACCTGAGCGGGCGCACCTTATCGGGGCAAACGGTCGAGGCCTATTGGAACTCGGTCTCGCACATGAAGCTGCTGAGCATCGGGATCAACTGCGCCCTCGGACCAAAGGAGATGCGGCCCTTTATCGAGGAGCTTTCGGCCCTCGCCGATATTTACGTGAGCGCCTATCCCAATGCCGGATTGCCCAACCCGATGTTGCCCACGGGATTTCCCGAGACACCTGAGAGCTTGGCCCCGCAACTTGGGGAATGGGCCCAAAACGGCTGGCTGAACATTGTCGGCGGGTGCTGTGGCACCACCCCGGCCCACATCCAAGCCCTCGCCCAGGCTGTCGCCGGCTTGCCGCCGCGCGTGCCGCCCAAACGCGAGCCCTTTACCCGCCTGAGCGGGCTCGAGCCCCTGGCCATTCGGCCTGAAACAAATTTCGTGAATATCGGCGAGCGCACCAATGTGACCGGCTCGCCCAAGTTCGCCAAGCTCATCCTGGCCGGCAACTATGAGGCCGCCCTTGCTATTGCAAAACAACAGGTCGAAAACGGCGCCCAGATTATTGACGTGAACATGGACGAGGCCATGCTCGATTCCGAGAAGGCCATGACCACGTTCCTGAATCTGGTGGCGTCGGAGCCGGACATCGCCCGCGTGCCGATCATGATCGACAGCTCGAAATGGTCGGTTATCGAGGCCGGACTGAAATGCGTTCAAGGCAAAGGCGTGGTGAATTCGATCAGCCTCAAGGAAGGCGAGGAAAAGTTTAAACACCAGGCCCGGCTTGTCCGCCGGTATGGCGCGGCGGTTGTCGTGATGGCGTTTGATGAGCGCGGGCAGGCCGACAGTTTCGAGCGGCGCATCGAGTTGTGCGAGCGGTCGTATCGCATCCTCACCCGGGAGGTGGGATTCCCGCCTCAGGACATCATTTTCGATCCCAACGCGCTCACCGTGGCCACCGGAATCGACGAGCATAACAATTACGCGGTCGATTTCATTCGTGCCACGCGCTGGATCAAAGCCAACCTCCCCCTGGCGCGCGTCAGCGGCGGCATCAGCAACATTTCATTTTCCTTTCGGGGCAACAACGCCGTTCGGGAAGCAATGCACTCGGCATTCCTCTATCACGCCATCAAGGCGGGCCTGGACATGGGCATCGTCAATGCTGGCATGCTGGGCGTGTATGAAGAAATCCCCAAGGACTTGCTGGAGTTAGTTGAAGATATCCTGTTGAATCGCCGGCCTGACGCCACTGAGCGATTGGTCAAGTTCGCCGAGACTCTTAAACAAACCGATAAGGCTCAAGTCATCGAAGAGCAGTGGCGCAGTGGCACGGTCGAGGAGCGGCTCAGTCATGCCTTGGTAAAGGGCGTCGTCGATTTTATCGAGCAGGATACGGAAGAAGCGCGGCAGAAATACGCCCGTCCATTGTCTGTCATCGAAGGGCCATTGATGGCTGGCATGAATATCGTCGGCGACTTGTTCGGCGCCGGAAAGATGTTCCTTCCACAGGTCGTCAAGAGCGCGCGGGTGATGAAGAAGGCGGTGGCCTATCTGTTGCCTTTTATGGAGGCTGAAAAGAATGCCTCTGGCAATCACAATGCCCAGGCCCGCATCCTTATGGCCACCGTTAAAGGCGATGTCCATGATATCGGCAAAAACATCGTCGGCGTCGTGCTCGGCTGCAACAATTACGAGGTCATTGATCTCGGGGTGATGGTGCCCTCTGAAAAAATCCTCGAAACCGCCCGCGCCAAAAACGCGGACATCATCGGGCTAAGCGGGCTCATCACGCCGTCCCTGGATGAAATGGTGCATGTGGCCAAGGAAATGCAGCGCCAAGGTTTCGAGGTGCCCTTGCTGATCGGCGGGGCCACAACCAGCAAAGCCCACACCGCAGTAAAGATCGCTCCCGGCTATTCCAGCCCGGTTGTCCATGTGCTGGATGCGTCGCGCGCGGTCGGCGTGGTGAGCCAATTGATCAACCCTGCCCTCAAACCCAAGCTGCTCCAAACCCTCCGCGCCGAATACGAAGCTGTTCGCGCAAGGCACGCTGATCAAAAAACCAAACCCCTGCTCCCGCTCGATGAGGCCCGCCGCCGGCGCACCCCGATCGACTGGGCCTCCGCTGACCTCCCTAAACCCGAGTTTATCGGCAAACACATTCTCGCTTCCGACATCAAGCCCGCCAATGCGCGTCAGGCAGAGCGGATCGCGCTGGCTGACTTGGTCCCGTTCATCGATTGGTCGCCTTTTTTCCATACCTGGGAGCTGCGCGGGCGCTACCCCGCCATACTTGAAAATCCAGAGGCCAAAAAGCTCTTCGAGGATGCCCAGGCGCTCCTGCAGCAAATCGTCGGCAAAAACCTCCTCGCCGCGCGCGGTTTGTTTGGCTTTTTCCCGGCCAATGCCGTAGGCGATGATGTGGAGGTTTATACGGATGATTCGCGAAAGGAAATCCTCACCAGATTCCATTTTCTGCGCCAGCAAATGGATAAACCGCCCGGGCAGTTCAATCATTGTCTGGCTGATTACGTCGCGCCCAAACAGCGCGCATCTTCCGGCCAACCGCTGCTGGATTACTTGGGCGCCTTTGCTGTCACTGCTGGCTTTGGCGTCGAGGAGTTGTGCCGGAAATTCGAATGCGACCACGATGATTACAACTCAATTATGACCAAAGCTCTCGCGGACCGGCTGGCCGAAGCATTCGCGGAATACCTGCACAAGCGCGCCCGGGAGGCCTGGGGCTATGGCCGCAATGAACGCCTGAGCATTGATGAGCTGGTCCACGAGCAATACCGCGGCATCCGCCCGGCGGCCGGCTATCCAGCCTGCCCCGATCACACGGAGAAATGGACCCTTTGGAAGCTGCTCGACGTCGAGAGGGGCACAGGGATTAAGCTGACCGAGAGTTGCGCCATGTGGCCGGGGGCCAGTGTCAGCGGTCTGTACTTCGCCCATCCCGAGGCAAAATATTTCGGGGTAGGCAAGCTTGGCCGCGATCAGGTGGTCGATTACCACCTCCGCAAGCACATGGACTTGCAAAACGTCGAGCGCTGGCTGGGACCCTATCTCAACTATGAACCGGCATCAACCCCTCCCAAGCCACTACCCGAGCCGACCCCACCCCCGCGCGCTACCGCCTGTTCTTGCGGCCTCCCGCACCGGTGA